Below is a genomic region from Paenibacillus rhizovicinus.
ACGAAGAGAAGTGGCCGGATGTGAAAGGCTTCATCCGAAGTCAGCATGAGTCAGGCAAGAAAGTGCTGCTGTGGTTGAAAGCCTGGGATCCGGAGGGTCTGCCGGCAGAAGAGTGCATCCGCAATGCTGCGGGTCTTCCGATCGCCTTCGATCCGACGAATCCGGCATTCGAGCAGCGGATGCGCGCTTCGATTCGCCAGATGCTCGGCGCGGACGGCTACGACGCGGACGGCTTCAAGATCGATTTCTCGGCTCGGATTCCGAGCGGCCCCGGCATTCGTGCCCATGGGGACGAATGGGGCATCGAGCTCATGCGCAAATATCTATGGATCCTGAACGACGAAGCCAAGAAGACCAAAGCGGACGCGCTCATTATGTCGCATACGCCGCATCCTTATTTGGCGGACGTCGTCGATATGATCCGTCTGAACGACATCAATACGGGCAAGGACGTCATCAAGGCCATGACCCTTCGGGCCAAAGTGGCCGCCATCGGCTGTCCGGACGCCGTTATCGATACCGACAACTGGCCGATCACGAATCGTTCCGATTGGCGCGAATACGTGAAGCTGCAGCCCGAGCTCGGCGTGCCGTCTCTCTACTACGTCAGTCATATCGATATGACGAAGGAGCCGCTTGAAGAAGCCGACTATCAGCTCATTCGCGACGCTTGGGCGCAATCGAGGGCGAACGGCGGCAAGGGAAGCATCGCGGAAGCTGCGAGAGCGGGCGCATTGACGCCCGGCGAATCCGGGAATCCGGAAGCCGGAAATGCCGCCGAGAAAGAAACGGTGAACGGAGCTTGGTGGGCCTAGCTAGAAGCCTCCGAATTCCGGCAAGACGGTGCAGGAATCCAGCCGGCTCTCAATCGGATGCCTGCCGGATGCCTGCCTGATTAGAAGCAACATTCCGAACTTATTGAACGCATCGAACTCATCGATAACCTTTTCTACGAAACTTAACGCGGGAGTGATTTACATTGACTATTACAAGCAAGCCGCATAATGTCGTTACCTTGAAGCACGCGTCCGAAATGGCAGAGAAAGGGAAGTACGCGATCGGTTCTTTCTCCCCGCGTTATACGCCGGTCATCCAAGCCGTATTGCGCGCCGCGCAGCAAGCGCAGTCTCCGTTTATTTGCCAGATTTCGCAGAAAGAACTTGAGCGTTACGGGATTACCCCGAAGGAGTTCGCGGATGAATTCTACGCGTGCTTGAAATCCGAGCAAATTACGGTGCCTGCCGTTCTTCATCTGGATCACACGAAGACGTTCTCGGTCATTCGAGAAGCGATCGAAGCGGGTTTCACCTCGGTGATGATCGATGCTTCCGAGAAGCCGTTCGAAGAGAACATCCGTATTTCGAAAGAAGCGGCGGATTTTGCTCATGCGAACGGCGTTTCCGCCGAAGCGGAGCTTGGCATGATCGGCACGACGGACTATATCGAGACGGACAATGACGAAGAATTGTATACGGATCCGCAGGAAGCGAAGCGTTTCGTCGAAGAGACGGGCGTTGATTCCCTGGCCGTTTCCGTTGGAACCGCGCACGGCGTTTATATGGTGAAGGAGCCTAAGATCGATTTTGCCCGTCTTGAGGCGATCCGGGAGCTGACTCCGGTGCATCTCGTGCTTCACGGGGGATCCGGCGTTCCGGCGTGGATGATCGAGAAGGCGATCCAGCTGCCGAAAGGCGGGGTCAGCAAGGTCAACATCGCTACGGATCTCGAACTATCCTTGCTGGAAGCGCTCGGCCGGACGGAGCGGATGACCAATGCGGAGCTCAAGGCGCTCTCGCCGGAAGAGTTGAACGTAGGCCTGGCCGCGGTAGAAGCGACCGTTCTCGATAAAATTTCGAATTTCCTGGGCAGCAAGGACCGCGCGGCGGACTTCTTGTTCTAGAGGCGGGCAAGCAAGCGAGCCTGTCAGCAGCCCACGCGCACGCGAAAATCTTTGATTCCATCCGAAGGAGTTTACGACATGTCTAATAGAAAGAAGCTTCATATGATCGGCAATGCCCATCTGGATCCGGTTTGGCTATGGCAATGGCAGGAGGGCTTTCAGGAAGTGAAAGCGACGTTCCGTTCGGCGCTCGACCGGATGAAGGAGAACGACGATTTCTTGTTTACGTCGAGTTCCGCCGTCTACTACGAGTGGGTGGAGAACAACGATCCGGCCATGTTCGAAGAAATCCGCGCGCGAATCAAGGAAGGCCGCTGGGAAATCGTCGGCGGCTGGTGGATCCAGCCGGACTGCAACATTCCGAACGGCGAATCCTTCGTCCGCCAAGGCTTGTATGCGCAGCGTTACTTTAAAGAGAAATTCGGCGTGACCGCGAAGGTCGGCTACAACGTGGACAGCTTCGGCCATTTCGGCATGATGCCGCAGATTCTGAAGAAATCCGGCATGGACTATTATGTCATGATGCGCCCGATGCCTAACGAGAAGGGCCTCCCGGGACGGCTGTTCCAATGGGAATCGGATGACGGTTCGCAAGTGCTGTGCTTCCGCATCATGTTCGAATACTGCACGTGGGGCAAAGAACTGGATCTTCACGTCGCCCGCTGCGCCGCGGAGCTGCGCGAGCCGATCGACGAGCTGATGTGCTTCTACGGCGTCGGCAATCACGGCGGCGGACCGACGAAGGAGAACATCGCGAGCATTCGCCGCATGAACGAGGATCCGGCGCTGCCCGAGCTCGTCTTCAGCACGCCGAACCGGTTCTTCGAAGCCGTCGAGGAGAAGGAGGTGCGCTATCCGGTCGTCCATGACGATCTGCAGCATCACGCGAGCGGCTGCTACGCGGTGCACTCGGAAATCAAGAAATACAACCGCAAATCCGAAAACATGCTGATCGCGGCGGAGAAGTTCTCGGCCATTGCCGAACGCGCGACCAATCAGCCGTATCCGAAGGATTTCATCACCGCTTGGAAAGGCGTTCTGTTCAATCAGTTCCATGATATTCTCGCCGGCACTTCAATCGAGCCGGCTTACGAGGACGCGCGCAATTTGTACGGCGAGGCGCTTGCCATCGCGGACCGCAATTTGAACTATGCGGTTCAATCGCTCTCCTGGAACATCGATATCGAGGAAGAACAGGGCATGAAGCCGATCGTCGTGTTCAATCCGCATTCCTGGGCTTACCCGGCGAACATCGAGCTGGAAATGGGCGGCAGCATCAAGGACGGCACGATTCTCGTGGATGAAACCGGCAAGCAAATCGCGTTCCAGAGCGTGCAATCGCTCGCGACGGCGAACGGCCGTTACCGTCTGAGCTTCGTCGCCGAATTGCCTCCGATGGGTTATCGGGTGTACAAGCTGCGCACGGAGGCGACGGAAGCAAGGCTGCAGATCAGCCCGATCAAGGCCAACGATTACGCGATGGAGAACGACCGCTTCCGCGTCGAATTCGATCCGAAGACCGGCTTCATCAGCAGCCTGCATGACAAGAAGCTCGACTTCGAGGTGTTCCGTCCGGAGAACGGCGGCGCGGCCAAGCCGGTCGTCATCGAGGACAAGAGCGATACGTGGAGCCATAACGTGTTCCATTTCAATAACGCGATCGGCGAATTCACGGCGACCAGCGTGAAACGGGTCGAACACGGTCCGGTCAAATCGGTCATCCGCGTAACCTCCGCATACGGCAGCTCCAGGCTGGTTCAGGATTTCACCATGTACCGGGAACTGGATTACATCGACGTGAAAGTGACCGTGGACTGGCGCGAGCAATTCAAGATGCTGAAGCTGGTGTTTCCGATGAACTTCGTCTTCACGCGCCAAACGTACGAAATTCCGTACGGTTTCAAGGAGCGGGAGCATAACGGCGAGGAAGAGCCGGGACAATCCTGGGTCGATTACGGCGGCATCGCGCGCGACAAGGGCGTCTTGTACGGCTGCAGCATCATGAACGACGCGAAATACAGCTACAGCATCATGAACAAGGAACTGGCGATCACGGTGCTGCGCAGCGCGATCTACGCGCATCATGATCCGAAGGTGCCGGAGGAGAACGGCCACTATACGTTTATCGACCAAGGCATTCAGACCTTCAATTATCGGATCATGCCGCATGAAGGCAACTGGGAGGAAGCCGGCACGGTCAAGAAGGCGCAGGAGCTCATCCAGCGTCCGTTGTCGGTCATCGAGACCTACCATGAAGGCAAGCTGCCTCAGCAGAATTCCTTCCTGTCGGTGGACAAGGATAACGTCATCGTGGGCGCGATGAAGAACAGCGAGGACGGCGACGATCTGATCATCCGTCTGTACGAGACCTCGAAGGTCGCGACGGAAGCCGTAATTTCGCTGCCGCAATGGGGACGCACGATCCAGACGACGTTCGGCCCGTGCGAGATCAAGACATTCCGGGTATCGAAGGATGCAAGCGTGCCGGTCCGCGAAGTGAACATGATCGAATGGTAATGTCCTGTCAGGCCGAGGATCCGCGAGGATTTTCGGCCTGACAGGCAGGAAAACGGTGGAAAGGAGGCGAATTCGATGCTATTAGGCAAGGATGCGGTCCGGAGCGAACTGCAGGCAGCGGGACGCTATATGATGGAACACGGCCTCGCTTGGGGCAACGCCGGCAATATTAGCGCGCGTACGGGAGAAGACCGTTATTTGATCACGGCGAGCGGAACCTTCCTGGGCGAGCTGGGCGATGACGATTTCGCAGAATGCACCTTCGGCGGATTGTCGTTCCCGCAAGGCCGCAAAGCCTCGAAGGAAATGCCGATGCACCGCGCGGTTTACGAACGGCGGCCGGAGATCGGGGCGGTGCTTCACGCTTCGCCGTTCTACAGCACCATGTTCGCGTGTTCGAACGAGGAGCTGCCGGCCGATTTGTTCGTCGAAACGATGTATTACCTCGAACGGGTGGAACGGGTGCCGTATTGCCATCCGGGGTCGGAGGAGCTCGGCGCGGCCGTGCGCGAGAAGGCAGGGCGAGCGAACGTGCTGCTGCTGGAGAACCACGGGGTGCTCGTCTACGATACGAACATCCGCGAAGCGCGCATGGCGCTGCAAACGCTGGAGATGGCCTGCCGCATGCTGGTCACGGCCAAGAGCGCCGGCGTGCCGCTTGCCAAGCTTCCGGAGCAGACGGTTCAGCACTTCTTGAATCATGCGGGCTATAAGCCGAGAAGGGAGTGGAAGGCGTGAGCGTCGTTTCCAATGCGCCTTCCCTGATCGGCATCGTGGCGGATGACGTGACCGGGGCGAACGATATCGGCATCATGTACGCCAAAGCCGGCTACAAGACGCATGTTTATACGTATGATCCCGCCGAACCGCTTCATATGCAATCAGGCGAGCGGCCCGACGTGATCGTGCTGGACACCGATTCCAGATTCGACGCGCCCGAGACGGCGTACGGCAAAGTTTTCGAAGCAACCCGGGAGCTGCAGCGCGCAGGCTGCACGGCTTTTATCAATAAAACCTGCTCCGTCGGCCGGGG
It encodes:
- a CDS encoding class II fructose-bisphosphate aldolase, which translates into the protein MTITSKPHNVVTLKHASEMAEKGKYAIGSFSPRYTPVIQAVLRAAQQAQSPFICQISQKELERYGITPKEFADEFYACLKSEQITVPAVLHLDHTKTFSVIREAIEAGFTSVMIDASEKPFEENIRISKEAADFAHANGVSAEAELGMIGTTDYIETDNDEELYTDPQEAKRFVEETGVDSLAVSVGTAHGVYMVKEPKIDFARLEAIRELTPVHLVLHGGSGVPAWMIEKAIQLPKGGVSKVNIATDLELSLLEALGRTERMTNAELKALSPEELNVGLAAVEATVLDKISNFLGSKDRAADFLF
- a CDS encoding alpha-mannosidase, producing MSNRKKLHMIGNAHLDPVWLWQWQEGFQEVKATFRSALDRMKENDDFLFTSSSAVYYEWVENNDPAMFEEIRARIKEGRWEIVGGWWIQPDCNIPNGESFVRQGLYAQRYFKEKFGVTAKVGYNVDSFGHFGMMPQILKKSGMDYYVMMRPMPNEKGLPGRLFQWESDDGSQVLCFRIMFEYCTWGKELDLHVARCAAELREPIDELMCFYGVGNHGGGPTKENIASIRRMNEDPALPELVFSTPNRFFEAVEEKEVRYPVVHDDLQHHASGCYAVHSEIKKYNRKSENMLIAAEKFSAIAERATNQPYPKDFITAWKGVLFNQFHDILAGTSIEPAYEDARNLYGEALAIADRNLNYAVQSLSWNIDIEEEQGMKPIVVFNPHSWAYPANIELEMGGSIKDGTILVDETGKQIAFQSVQSLATANGRYRLSFVAELPPMGYRVYKLRTEATEARLQISPIKANDYAMENDRFRVEFDPKTGFISSLHDKKLDFEVFRPENGGAAKPVVIEDKSDTWSHNVFHFNNAIGEFTATSVKRVEHGPVKSVIRVTSAYGSSRLVQDFTMYRELDYIDVKVTVDWREQFKMLKLVFPMNFVFTRQTYEIPYGFKEREHNGEEEPGQSWVDYGGIARDKGVLYGCSIMNDAKYSYSIMNKELAITVLRSAIYAHHDPKVPEENGHYTFIDQGIQTFNYRIMPHEGNWEEAGTVKKAQELIQRPLSVIETYHEGKLPQQNSFLSVDKDNVIVGAMKNSEDGDDLIIRLYETSKVATEAVISLPQWGRTIQTTFGPCEIKTFRVSKDASVPVREVNMIEW
- a CDS encoding class II aldolase/adducin family protein, with the translated sequence MLLGKDAVRSELQAAGRYMMEHGLAWGNAGNISARTGEDRYLITASGTFLGELGDDDFAECTFGGLSFPQGRKASKEMPMHRAVYERRPEIGAVLHASPFYSTMFACSNEELPADLFVETMYYLERVERVPYCHPGSEELGAAVREKAGRANVLLLENHGVLVYDTNIREARMALQTLEMACRMLVTAKSAGVPLAKLPEQTVQHFLNHAGYKPRREWKA